The Phyllopteryx taeniolatus isolate TA_2022b chromosome 2, UOR_Ptae_1.2, whole genome shotgun sequence nucleotide sequence AAGACGCACCCGTTCAAGCCCGACGCCACCTACCACACCATGAGCACCGTGCCGTGCTCCTCCACGTCCACGGTGCCGCtggcccaccaccaccaccatcatcaccatcatcaccacCAGAACATGGAACCCCCGGACCTAATGGACCACATCGGCTCGCCGTCTCTCGCCCTGATGTCCAGCGCTCACGACGGGcccggtggcggcggcggcggcggcggcggcggaggcggcggcggagggCTCATCTCCAGCTCCTCCGCacccgcacacgcacacgcacacgcacactcccACATGCACGGCTTGAGCCACCTCTCGCACCAGGCGGCCATGAGCATGAACTCGCCTCTCAGCCACCACGGCCTCTTACCGGGTCATCACGGGGGGAGTCAAGTCGGCCACGGGCTCACGGGCAGCGGGCTGCCGTGCATCAATGACTCGGACACGGACCCCAGGGAGCTGGAGGCCTTCGCGGAGCGCTTCAAGCAGCGGAGGATCAAACTGGGGGTGACCCAGGCGGACGTGGGCGGCGCGCTCGCTAATCTGAAAATCCCCGGCGTGGGATCACTGAGCCAAAGTACAATTTGTCGATTCGAGTCGTTGACTCTGTCCCACAACAACATGATCGCGCTCAAACCCATCCTCCAGGCGTGGCTGGAGGAGGCCGAGGGGGCCCAAAGGGAGAAAATGAGCAAGCCGGACATTTTCAACGGAGGGGAAAAGAAACGCAAGAGGACCTCGATAGCTGCCCCGGAGAAAAGGTCCTTGGAGGCGTACTTCGCCGTGCAGCCGCGGCCCTCCTCGGAGAAAATAGCAGCCATAGCGGAGAAATTGGATTTGAAAAAGAACGTGGTGCGAGTGTGGTTTTGCAACCAGAGACAAAAGCAGAAAAGGTTGAAATTTTCCGCCGCCCACTGATGCTAGGggcaatggggggggggggggggggggaagttgtTTCTGAATTTGGGGACCAATGGACACTAAAAGAACACCATTTTCAGTCTTTTGTCTCCGGCGAGTTTATATGCCGGTGCGCAATGGGCTTCAGTCATTCAATAAGAGGCTTCatatatattcattattttttcacGTTATCGGTGAATGTCAAGTATGCAAATATCAGATTACACCCACCTTGCGCCGTTCCTGTAACAAGGACAAAGTTGAGCGACGTCAACGTTGCCTTTAACACATGAGAAAGGGAAAAATGATACTATATAGCCAGTTAAATTCTCCTAACAGGCCTATCATTTCAACTAATAGCCATTCACAAATTACCTCATTGATTGTCGTATACTGTCTTTGGTTTGGCTTCTGTCGTTGTTGTTAGGGAATAATCCACATGactctttatttattcataaattatttatttatttatttatttatgtatttgtttattgggCTGCTATGAATTAAAACGTTGCAAAATCTTCTGGCTAAACGAAAATGTGGGCCTGCATGGGACCCTAATTCACAGGCAGCATTTTAGAGCTCACGTCTGTAgacaatatttattgaaatttgCACAAAAGACCCTCTATTTATAAGAAATGTCCACATGGTTTTTGTAAATACAAGCATCACTTTATCACCAGATTCGAGTTGTGTTAGAATTAAAATGGTGGGCTCCGTGGACACCTTTGACGTTACAAATAAAGGTACAAACAAGATCGAACAGAGAGCACTAAAAGCCTTGTCTGCTGATGAAAAGAAACCTGAactgtgttttctgttttagtTTGCAGTGCAAGCACTCTATGCATTGGAAGAGGAATGATTAATATTCTTTGGTGACAGTAGAGCTTTCTACTGCGATAGAACTTGCCTTGTGATGGTGTAAGTCACTGTTAACTGCCTGTTTTCACATGAAGATCACCACGTTGTTTGTCGTGTTAAATGTGAAGGAAAACGTTGTAAGTACTGTTTTTTACTTTGTGCACAAGTATGTTTACAAAGCTGCGGCGACGTGTGCGTCATGGAAATGTGTCTTGAACTCCGCTCTCCTCACAACTTGTCCACACGCATTTGTTGTCCCTTTCTTTTATTCTTactttcaattgtatttttcatcCTGTACGCCAAATTCAACAGGGAGGTGTGTTCCAGCAATCTTCTAATAAATCGAAAATTAAAGGTTGCCTTTTTGATTGTGAATGGCCACACATTTATGTCCCTTGTGGGGTTTAATGTCAAGTGTTATGATATCAAATGCTGGAgatattttctttaatttctgCTTTCAATTTTCACAATTCAAATCAGTCGAACATCAGGCACTAGGCCTTTAATAACGATTGTCAATACCTTCGTTAGGCTTCTAACTTATTATTCTTAATAAAATAAGTAGTACATGTTCACAAAGTCAACCAGTTATGATGATGAAAGCCAACCAAGATATTGCACGGAGCGAAGAACAAGTAGCATATGCATTGCGATTAAAGATGGACAGAGCTGGTTGTCTTACAGGGGCAAATAAGTCAATATATTACTCCAGTTCTTGaattcaaaatcattttgaagATGGAGACAAATTCATTTGAATGCAGACTGAACAACTCAAGTGTGTACTAGAGAGAACATTTTAAAGGGAACAAATGATTGCCAgcctccaaaatattttttgtttcctcTCTCTGCCTCTTACTGTATTGAGTTTATGTATTTCATTTGACTCACTTTTTGGGTGAAAATCCtataatgcaatttcataagGCAATGTGGCGATGGAGATGGAGTATTTGCATTCATTCAGTGGTGGCAGGAACGAAATCCCTGAGCGGTAGAGAAATCAACCTTTGCCTATACGAAAACGTGAGTAAATACGagcttttatttttgcctttttgttttccatttattattatgttttacaattaGTTGTATAAAGCACACATAGGCTTATAAATAACGTTTCAAATGAGAGCCAAGTGCGGATCACGTTCCACTGAATTAGTTTTCATTCTCCCCCATACATTCTGCAAATCCATCCGTCATTTGCATGTTGTTTGGAACGCTGCACTACACGGCAATAATTTCAGCACCATGAACAGCTCCGCTGGCGGACTGAGGAGTGATGCATTATTGAAAACCTATATCAAACAGCTCTGGGCTGCTGTCTCTCTGCACAGGGGCTCTGGATGAAGTCGGACGGTCTGCCCGCACAATAGCCTCTAATATGTTAATGGCCGTAGGGGATGCCTGAGGTTCCGTCCCCAGCTGGCTCGCCTACCATATGTCAGCCTGTTACGACAGAGGCCTCTATTAATCAGAGGCATATTTCATCAGTAACTTCACCGATATCATAACCCTTAACGCACCATTAATAAATGGCCAAGGTGTCGTTACTGCATGGGCCCGTGACAGGCCTGCATTCCTACTGGAACGTTTAGGTGACATGACTTACATGACGCCACCTGATCACCCATGATCTAATGTTATTAGAATTACGTCTGCCAAGGAGGTCATGTTTTCATCCCCATTTATAGTCATGAGCGAATAGCAGCTAGTAAACCAATTTAAAGCAAGAGCTAAGAGATAAAGCGCAGAATTTTGGTGCCCATCTGGATAAAGATGAAGCTCAGAgaacttatttatttatatatatgtttttacatTAGCATAAGgcagcgtttttttttaaagattttttttccagtaaatgACAACAGcgttgggaaaaaaattaggagacaaaaaaaaaaaagcacacatacTGGATCTTTTTGGGGGGCATATTCTGACCATTTTCTGCAAATGAATGCTCTACATGAcagtattttcatttgaaatttaGACGTTATCTTGTCAttagttttcaaaataaaaacaaaaatgttccttTTACTAGCGAAATAAAAGAAACTGGTAATTTCGCAGTGGTctcttcatttcccccccccctccagagTTGTATATGTAACAGATAATTAAGCatcaaattatatataataatagtaataataataataacagcgcTATCATCCTCATTATTGCAGCTCCTCCTCTCCTCATTGGTGCCCACGAAACCATCATAACCAAATTGAACACCTTCAGGCCGTTAGTCAGGGCAGTAATTAATCTATAGCATGGATGTAAATAAGAGGAAATTGGATTCGTGCTAGATGAAACGTGAGCTTCTCTGACACCACGTCGCTGAATAATGATTTTGAGCGCAGCTCAGATTTACGAGCACGTGACTTTTTGGAGGCAGCAAGTGGAAGGCAGCGGGCCTACGTGAGCTAATCGCAGCTGTTAGGCGTTTTAAGATGGATGACATCATTAGAACGGTgctaaaaaggaaaagaaatggGAGCGCTCACACACGTTGTTTCGACgtgtccttgttttttttttttttctttccctgacATTGTTCAACTTCAATGCGGTCTGAGAAGAAAATAATAAGAACGCCCGTCGAGGGCCCAGTTGATCCAGCAATGCGGAGGGAGGCTGGCCTTTGGACGGAAATGTCAAACCGGGGGGCGTCGAGGGGTAGGCGGGGGGGGGAGATCCCACAGATCTCCACTCATTTCCCATTATATTTGCTCAGTAATCCGCGGTGGCAGCCATGCATCGCCCGGGACCGGTTTGAGAAGCGATGCTGTTGACACACGGGTATATTTCAATCACAGAGGGTTCAAAGTCAGACGAACAACTTATTTGTCTAATAAATCCGCCATTTAgtaagaaaaatatttgatgttgGGGGGGCTGACCTCTTGCCGTGTAGCCACTGATGCTTCAAGGATATGCATCTTGCCTGCATAGCAAAATATTGTCAGTTGGATTCACGTTCGGGGAAGAGTGAGTGCAcacatataaatgtattttagcgGTCGGAGGCAAAACTTGAGTTGGGGGGCACACAAGTTGCttgtaaaaatgagtttgaccttGCAATATTTCAATGTAGTGCACATTGGGTACATCTGACATCCGTTACAATTAAGAGCcgcattgaaataaaaatactttcaccaaaataacaaatgttgACCACCAGTGCTCATCGGAAACCATAATTATTTTGTCCAATGAATACATCTCCGACAGTGACTGCCATGGGCATCCCTTTTGTCTTGTAAAGTATTTTGTTAGATTGGTTTTCCTAACGAAGTGTCTCTTCGGCTTGTTCTCCCCAGATTAAAATATTTGGAATTTGTCACATTATTTCACTTGTTAGTGTCATTTTGTGATAATTTATTTTcgcattttgtttgtgtggtttATGGGCCAACAAGACCGAGGTCATTTACAATAAACGTTTCCGTTTTGTCACTTTGAGTTTGGAAACAATAAAAGCGATGCACAGTGCAAGCAGTTTAATTTGAGTACAGTCTTCTGGCAGCCAAAAGTCATTACAGTAACCTACAgtatttcattgaaatgaaatgaaaatagtcCAACTCTGGGTTGCCAATCAAGTTGTTTTAATGTGCCATTAGATGTAAAATCCTCCCATCATAATGTGCACTATGGGCACACACGCGGTGGATTAGgatatatatttgcaaaatgtcCCACGCTACCTAAATGCCATTTCTTTGGAAGCCCCTGCCTCTCAAGTGACGTCAGAGCCCTGGGCGAAGTGCTCTTTGAACCCAAGTATTGAACCCACTTCGATGTCGTCATCGCACTTACTCGTGGTGCAAATAGAAGGGCACGCCACCGGAAGCAAGAGGCACCACGCATTATTATTTCCATCAGTCAGTGGCGGTGCTAGCGAGACCCTTTGTTGGCCAcggccccccctcccccgcatcatcttcgtcgtcatcatcattgcTAATGGCAGTGTGAGCTGGCACAACCACGGTCCTCCCCTTTTGCCATAAATTCGAAATAAATAACATGAACATTTCTTCATGGGATTATAAAATAAGTGTCTATTGATGCTTACATGTATGTACAGAATGCAAGGTATgatataatataaaatgtgtcTAAATGAATGTCCATTGCTACAGGTATGTATATAGAGGCTGTTTACCAGCTATGAACTGGCTCAGActaacagtggaacctcgatttaatgcAATAACAAGGGGGAGAGCAGAGACAATgtcttgatttttcatgattttgaagcctcattttacgtagatttttttttgcgtatctaatttagaaaaaaaaaaaatacatttttgctctTTTGGAACTTTATTGCCAGTGGGTGTAATTTTTCTTGCCTTGATCTTGATCTTCATCATGAAGTTAATCAAAATGTCAAGTCTGTATCTGTCTAGTCTGTCAAATATTATTGCCCCCTACTGTTTATTCCAAGAATTCTATGCATACCTCCACATTGGCTACAACATTTGTACCAGTGCAGTCTTGCATTCTATGTCTGGCAGAGAGCAGCTCTCTATCCGTTGATATTCAATATGTTCCTTGGTACACATGGACTTCAATAATGAGGAGAGTGTCGGCCACTGGTTGTCGGCTACCACGCCATCAAATATTCATCACTGTTGATTAAACAGCCGCCAGCTGCCAATCGGCCGGGTGTCAAATTTGTATCCCACTACCTCAGCTAGGTGGAATACATCAAATGGGACTGGAATAACACTTGAGATGATATAGCCACGAAGTCCAAcctgtacatgtgtgtgtatgtgcatactCGCGGGTGGAGTGTAGGGCACCACTTGCACTTTAACACCTTCTCTACATTGACGTTTCCATTCCTCAGCCTGGATattcatataaatgtatgcaagagagagagagagagagagaggagagaggtTAGTGAGGCACATTAAATATTTCATGAGAGAGGAAAGAATGCCCAGCAAGGTTGGTTCAACTCATTTCTTGAACTATAGTTGAGGAGCATTGcagaggaacacacacacacacacacacacacacacacacacacacacacacacacacacacatctgcacGTGCGGCTGTATATTACATTGTTGCTTCCTATGCAGACATTTAGGAACACTGCGAAACAGTCATCGGAAAACAAATGTCTCAGTGAGTCACATGCAAAGCGAGAGCTCACCTTACCGGTCATCGATCGCGTCTCTCTGATCCTATCGGCTTCTTGTTACTCAGACTGGAATATCATCCTCTGGATCCCGTTACTGGAATATTCGACACATGACACAGCTGTCTCTTAAACTGCGTGTCAGCCAGCAAATGACAACACCTGCTCCATTGAGTGCCCAAAAATAGAGCCTCATCATTATGAAATGCATTGTATAAACAAACttttaatcaattaataaatcaaggaatcaaatacttatttctaATTGTATACTACCAACTTTGTATGAACAATTTGAGGAAAGCTCTTTTCTGTTATATTGCTTCAGTGCACAGAGCAAGGCCATTGAGTCAAGCACCTCGTGTTGTTCTGGATGAACGGACACTAATTCCCACAAACAATTCCAAATCTTGTACAAAATCTCCCCAAAAGAGTGAAATAGCAGCTCCATAAATCTGTTATATTTTGACCTCCAGTATGTGTGCTACCAAGGCGTCCCaatacttttcttttcaaagtgtaTGACGCAAGAACACGTGAATTAGtttaaatgatgaaaaacagtGAGGTTCCTCAGACATGAAGACAATCTCTTCTCCAACTCTCTAATATTTCGTTGTTATACGATATCTTGTTCTGTTGCTAATAATGTTCGCACCCAAGAGACACCCACTGTGTGCCTGCGGGATCTCATGTAAGTTCTAGCCATTTCTGACATCTTCCATCAATACCACGTGTTCTGACATTGATTGTTATGTTCCTCGGTGTCCTGACTTCTCAGAATGCAGGTTGTACGGTGAGATATCAGCTCTCCCGTTTATTACTCAGGGGATTCCATCAGCCCCTCAAAAGACTGACAGCTATGACAGGCAGAGCTGGAGCTGACGCCGACATGCTACTGATTAACCCGTCACTCTGAATGGAGCGAAGCAGCAAATGCATGCATGTCATGTTGTCAGGCTACATAAGCTGAAATCACTAATTATGCTTCAACTACAATTAGACACTAATGCATGTCTTTAATATTATAGTTTATACATTTACCCGGTCAATTAACAACATTACTATCAGATTGTTCTCAAACCTTCCCTTCACATTGGCAACTTACTACTTCAACATGACCTTAGTTGCAGTTGTGttgatgaaagtttttttttttttttttttttttaaccagatcATAAAGAAGAGTGCTTCTTTGCATTTGATTTGTTgagtttaaatgaaaaaaattctgTCCGTGTTTAATATGCATTGCCAtagataattttacacttgagacgatatgagtcctgggatgcacatgtcatggaaacaatgagtcccagccctggaacaatgagtccctccaacgtatcatcacggaatacagatacagtaatcctccgctatacgACGGTTCTTGCTTCGTGTTACCGCTATAGTGCGGATTTTTATTGCAGATGTTACTCTCTtttatactaatatatatatatatatatatatatttgttcccGGTCTAGCGAAcgtaataaatagttaattttCCCTGAAATTTCCCAGTTGTGCGAATCTACAGATCCAAAGTCGTTTCGCCAGCGGCTCGCTACATCGTGAGCGACGCGTGGGGTGTTacgaaaacaatgaaaatgtatttagtttGTATCTGTTGCATTTTTGCAACGATAACCTGCCCTCCTCTGCCTCTGaatggctagcaccaagacaggactcgtaCTTTTAGTGGCCAATGATTCGCTGCAGCACGTCAGCGACACGCAAaattaaaggcctctttatactcccgcgctcgcatTGCATCATGTGGCCCCATGCGACACTTGACGtgcacacggcacaaattgtcgccACGtgcagaatgccgcggagatcatctctcttgattgttccattttagtcacatgctgttaTGACGTACTCAGCTACTCATCTGCACCTatgccttcttgatcgattttgcaatataattgaACACATCATcgggtcatctaggtccatttgtttgagcagacactgttccacggtcgccattgttgttgctttgttctttgttccggaaagtaaaaacggctaacGGAATTGGCCCTAAAAAGCAGAGGAAACTACAACCTGTGGTGTCCCAGCCAACACCAGCCGGAatatacaaacccaattccaatgatgttgggacgttgcgttaaatataaatgaaaacagaatacaatgatttgcaaaacatgttcaacctatatttaattgaatacatagatatttaatgttcaaactgatacacttgattgtttttagcaaataatcattaactttgaattttacggctgcaacaccttccaaaaaagctaggacaggtgacaaaaaggactgagaaagttgaggaatggtcatcaaacacctgtttggaacagctcacaggtgaacaggttaattgggaacatgtgggtgccatgattgggtataaaagcagcctccctgaattgctcagtcataaacaagcaaagatggggtgaggttcacctctttgtgaacaagtgcgtgagaaaatagtcgaacagtttaaggacaatgttgctcaacgtacaattgcaaggaatttagggatttcatcatctacgctccataatatcatcaaaaggttcagagaatctggagaaatgtaagtggcaaggccgaaaaccaacattgaatgcccgtgaccttcgatcacttAGGAGGCTCtcatcaaaaatcgacatcaatgtgtaaaggatatcaccacatgggctcaggaacactttttcctcaaaaaaaaaaaaaaaaaagctcagaaaaccaatgtcagtaaatacagttcggcgctacatccgtaagtgcaacttgaaactctactatgcaaaacaaaagccattgatcaacaacacccagaaatgccgccggcttctctgggcccgagctcatctaagatggactgatgcaaagtggaaaagtgttctgtggtccgacgagtccacatttcaaattttttggggaaattgtggacgtcgtgtcttccgggccaaagaggaaaagaaccatccggactgttatggacgcaaagttcaaaagccagcatctgtggtggtatggggctgtgttagtgccaatggcatgggtaacttacacatctgtgaaggcaccattaatgctgaaagttacatacaggttttggagaaacatatgctgccatccaagcaacatctttttcatggacccccctgcttatttcagcgagacaatgccaaaccacattctgcacatgttacaacagtgtggctttttagtaaaagagtgtggatactagactggcctgcctgcagtccagatctgtctcccattgaaaatgtgtggcgcattatgaacagctgaacctgtacatcaagcaagaatggaaaagaattccacctacaaagctttaacaattagtgtcctcagttcccaaacgtttattgaatgttgttaaaagaaaaggtgatgtaacaaagtggtaaacatgaccctgccccagcttttttggaacgtgttgcagccataaaattataagttaatgattatttgctaaaaacaataaagtttatcagtttgaacattaaatatcttgtctttgtagtgtattcaattaaatatcggttgaacatgatttgcaaatcattgtattctgtttttatttatgtttaacacaacgtcccaacttcattggaattgggtttgtactaccactactactactactactactattaataataattattttgtaataatattagCAGTAGTAGCAGCAGTAGTAGTACCTTTATTCAGACGACTGGAGGTCGGCATTCTGTTGAGTGCTATTATAGTTTATAATGTAATTGggatatatttaaatgaacatgTCAACCAACACTAAAAAAAGTACTCTGTTGGAGTTtaagaacaacaaaaagcaaataaTTAAGTTCTACAAATTCCTCTTCTCAAATCTTAGCTGACGAGACAACTGTGCATGTTGTACATACTATTGCCAATTTTATCTGTTCGAGTCCTCCACTCAGCAAGTCATCCAAATATGGTCATCCTATATTGACCAATAAGACGAAGATGGAAGAGGCGATGAAGGGAGAGAGGGGACCGTGAGGTGATAAAAGTACTGAATAATTAAGACTGAAAATAGATTGTATTGATCAAAGAGGTAAAAAATTGACATTAATACCAACTTGCATTGTAATGCAACACTATGGATGTGTCTATGAGGCAGCAAGGGAATTTATTTCTTGAATCTGTCATGTGAATTAAAGTCACTTCATTAACTGATTTGACTTTTAAGTTAGGGCTTCCAATGTTATAACGAGAAGAGTAAGAGTCATGTTAGTTAAGCAGATGTTAAGTAATTATAATTGGCTGTCATAGACCTTTATTGGTCAATTACCCACTCAAATCAAGAGACTCAGCCTGATCTAACCATCTTATTATTactcaattaaaacaaatgctCTCTGCGGTGGTAGATGGGTCTGAGAGGGAGGTAGCAGGTAGCACCAGATACTCGGTATATCATCATGTAATTAATATTTTCATTAACTTGCTCTTCGTTGAGCTGTGACCTGCCTCTGATCATTTCATTTCCTCACCAAGGGTTCAATACTTGAGTGGCTCAATAATTAGTTTGATTTATATAGTATCTGCCTCCTTTAATGAAGGAGGGCAATCACTTCCCCTTCCTCCTTGTGCCAAGCGCCACTACTCGGCTTGCTCTCTTCTAATGTCCAATGAATAGGCCGAGCCCCCCTGTGGTAAGAATAAGCCATGGTGAATTGAGACGGCTCATGAACAAGAAACAGACACATGGTTGATGAAATATTTACACCTGGATCTTTGTGGGATGAAGAAGGGCCTCACGCGCAACACGACAAGGGAACAGGGCCGATTAAAGATTGACGCAAACATACATGAGTTTTCTCTGTCTATAGAGTGACATTCTTGACACCAGTGGCCAAATACATCTGGGGTTAAGACAAACTATCTCTGCCTTGGTacagtgaataaataaataacagatcTCAGGTCAGTGTATGCTGTCATAATATCATGACGACTTGAAACTGCACAGTTGCATACATCACAGTCATTTCCCCCAAAACTTTGT carries:
- the pou4f1 gene encoding POU domain, class 4, transcription factor 1 encodes the protein MMSMNSKQAHFAMHPSLPEHKYTTLHSSSEAIRRACLQTPQLQSNIFASLDETLLARAEALAAVDIAVSQGKTHPFKPDATYHTMSTVPCSSTSTVPLAHHHHHHHHHHHQNMEPPDLMDHIGSPSLALMSSAHDGPGGGGGGGGGGGGGGGLISSSSAPAHAHAHAHSHMHGLSHLSHQAAMSMNSPLSHHGLLPGHHGGSQVGHGLTGSGLPCINDSDTDPRELEAFAERFKQRRIKLGVTQADVGGALANLKIPGVGSLSQSTICRFESLTLSHNNMIALKPILQAWLEEAEGAQREKMSKPDIFNGGEKKRKRTSIAAPEKRSLEAYFAVQPRPSSEKIAAIAEKLDLKKNVVRVWFCNQRQKQKRLKFSAAH